One genomic window of Agrobacterium tumefaciens includes the following:
- a CDS encoding lytic transglycosylase domain-containing protein, whose amino-acid sequence MPVAFLDLAQNCAPIVASETLAGIVSLESRFAPFNIRINSGEPLKRQPATKAEAIEVATSLAAKRHDIQLGLGGIGLEELQRLNLSISDAFDPCLNLKATATLLDGYYRLAAKAGANPARAEQIMLQSYYGRDDPSVGAMVSYDDQVRHEIKRLGPTMAKLTISDTGEGRGTGVPTEVPQADFVAEVVAENSAEKAAPISDTPTWDVFKSRRRSSVLVFQGNQLEQSK is encoded by the coding sequence ATGCCCGTTGCGTTCCTGGATCTAGCGCAGAACTGCGCACCCATCGTTGCATCGGAGACCCTTGCGGGCATCGTCAGCCTTGAAAGCCGGTTCGCGCCGTTCAACATCCGGATCAACAGCGGTGAGCCCCTCAAGCGGCAGCCCGCCACGAAGGCCGAGGCCATCGAAGTCGCCACATCCCTGGCGGCAAAGCGCCATGACATCCAGCTGGGTCTTGGCGGGATCGGGCTGGAAGAACTGCAGAGACTGAACCTCTCGATATCCGACGCCTTCGATCCGTGCCTCAATCTAAAGGCCACAGCGACTTTGCTCGATGGTTACTACCGCCTCGCGGCCAAGGCGGGGGCGAACCCCGCCCGGGCCGAGCAGATCATGCTGCAATCCTATTACGGACGTGACGATCCATCCGTTGGGGCCATGGTCAGCTACGACGATCAGGTTCGCCACGAAATCAAGCGGCTCGGTCCGACGATGGCCAAGTTGACGATTAGCGACACGGGGGAGGGAAGGGGGACCGGCGTTCCGACTGAGGTTCCCCAGGCAGATTTCGTCGCCGAAGTGGTGGCGGAGAACTCCGCAGAAAAAGCAGCCCCGATCTCTGACACGCCGACATGGGATGTCTTCAAGTCCCGACGCCGTTCGTCCGTCCTGGTGTTCCAGGGCAATCAACTGGAGCAGAGTAAATGA
- a CDS encoding Type IV secretory pathway AvhB2 protein, which yields MKIPSRVRPVFASSVMAAAIVVMLVEPAFAQAAGIETVLQNIVTMLTGNIAKLLAVIAVIVICIAWMFGYMDLRRAGFWIIGIGGIFGATELVNTIVGG from the coding sequence ATGAAAATACCTTCTCGAGTCAGACCCGTTTTCGCTTCGTCCGTGATGGCTGCTGCCATCGTGGTTATGCTTGTCGAACCAGCTTTCGCGCAGGCCGCCGGCATCGAAACGGTGCTGCAGAACATAGTGACAATGCTGACCGGCAACATCGCCAAGCTTCTGGCTGTCATCGCGGTCATCGTCATCTGCATCGCCTGGATGTTTGGCTATATGGACCTGAGGCGCGCAGGCTTCTGGATCATCGGCATCGGCGGTATCTTCGGCGCCACCGAGCTCGTCAACACTATCGTCGGTGGCTGA
- a CDS encoding type IV secretion system protein VirB3 — protein sequence MSGKGAVLEEDTLFIACTRPAMIAGVTMEAMGFNIMLTTILYIVAGSIAYLAVGVVFHLIFRALVKHDHNMFRILLAWVETRGRSRNSGYWGGSTLSPLRLARRFDERDIGYA from the coding sequence ATGTCGGGCAAGGGAGCGGTTCTCGAAGAAGACACGCTGTTCATCGCATGCACGCGGCCGGCGATGATCGCCGGCGTGACGATGGAGGCGATGGGCTTCAACATCATGCTCACGACGATCCTCTACATCGTCGCCGGGTCGATCGCCTACTTGGCTGTCGGCGTCGTGTTCCACCTCATCTTCCGCGCCCTGGTGAAGCACGATCACAACATGTTCCGTATCCTGCTCGCCTGGGTCGAGACGCGCGGCCGGTCGCGAAACAGCGGCTACTGGGGCGGATCAACACTCTCGCCTCTCAGACTGGCCCGCCGCTTTGACGAAAGGGATATTGGATATGCCTAG
- a CDS encoding VirB4 family type IV secretion/conjugal transfer ATPase gives MPSIATLRSRELSPEAFIPYVRHIDETTIALDSRSLMVMIALEGVSFETADVLDLNALHRDLNTLYRNIADERLALWTHLIRRRDSDYPDGTFATPFSAALNEKYRERMVREDLFRNDLYLTVLWSPARDPADKAAKLLSRLRRARHGGFELDEEALKQLQDKVLDIAAGLKRFEPRVLSLYDQDGMLFSEPSEVLHQIVGGRRERVPLTEGRIASAIYSDRVIIGRETIEIRHEAATRFAGMLSFKEYPARTRAGMLDGVLTSPFELMLSQSFSFVSKADARVIMGRKQNQMVSSGDKAASQIDELDDAMDDLESNRFAIGEHHLTLSVFASTVKELTDNLAKARASLTNGGAVVAREDLGLEAAWWAQLPGNFRYRARSGAITSKNFAALSPFHSYPIGQKDGNEWGPAVALLKTASGSPYYFNLHYGDLGNTFMCGPSGAGKTVIVNFMLSQLEKHDPHVVFFDKDRGADLYVRAAGGTYLPLKNGVPTGCAPLKALDLTPENKVFLARWVGKLVGSGTRELTVTELRDISGAIDGLADLPVDRRTIGALRTFLNNTDPEGIAARLRRWERGGPLGWVFDNVIEDIGFGDFGGSGKFIGYDMTDFLDNEEIRTPLMAYLFHRVEQLIDGRRIIIVIDEFWKALQDEGFRDLAQNKLKTIRKQNGLMLFATQSPRDALISPIAHTIIEQCPTQIFLPNSRGSHADYVEGFKLTEREYELIARELSVESRRFVLKQGHNSVVAELDLNGFDDELAILSGRTANVELLDAIRAEVGNDVKDWLPIFQQRRSAS, from the coding sequence ATGCCTAGTATCGCTACCCTCAGATCCCGCGAGCTCTCTCCGGAAGCTTTCATTCCGTACGTTCGGCACATCGATGAGACGACGATCGCCCTCGACTCCCGAAGCCTGATGGTCATGATCGCCCTCGAAGGCGTGTCATTCGAAACCGCTGATGTCCTTGACCTCAACGCACTCCATCGCGACCTCAACACGCTTTACCGAAACATCGCCGATGAGCGGCTTGCCCTCTGGACGCACCTGATCCGCCGCAGGGACAGCGACTATCCCGATGGGACGTTTGCAACGCCATTCTCCGCCGCGCTGAATGAAAAATATCGCGAGCGCATGGTGCGCGAGGACCTGTTCCGCAACGATCTTTATCTGACCGTCCTCTGGTCACCGGCCCGCGATCCGGCCGACAAGGCGGCTAAACTGCTGTCGCGCCTCCGGCGGGCCAGGCACGGTGGTTTTGAGCTTGACGAAGAAGCCCTCAAACAGCTTCAGGACAAGGTCCTCGATATCGCCGCCGGCCTGAAGCGTTTCGAACCGCGCGTGCTCTCGCTGTACGACCAGGACGGCATGCTGTTCTCCGAGCCGAGCGAGGTCTTGCATCAGATCGTTGGCGGAAGGCGCGAGCGAGTGCCGCTGACGGAGGGCCGCATCGCCTCGGCGATCTACTCCGACCGTGTCATCATCGGGCGCGAGACGATCGAAATTCGGCATGAGGCGGCAACCCGGTTTGCCGGCATGCTGAGCTTCAAGGAATACCCTGCCCGCACAAGGGCCGGCATGCTGGATGGCGTCCTGACCAGTCCATTCGAACTGATGCTGTCCCAATCCTTCTCGTTTGTGTCGAAGGCGGACGCTCGCGTCATCATGGGGCGAAAGCAGAACCAGATGGTCAGCAGCGGCGACAAGGCGGCCTCGCAGATCGACGAACTTGACGATGCCATGGACGATCTGGAGTCCAACCGGTTCGCGATCGGCGAGCATCACCTGACACTCTCCGTCTTCGCGTCGACAGTGAAGGAACTGACGGACAACCTCGCAAAGGCTCGCGCCAGCCTGACCAATGGTGGCGCTGTCGTGGCAAGAGAGGATCTTGGTCTCGAGGCTGCCTGGTGGGCGCAACTGCCCGGCAATTTCCGCTACCGGGCGCGATCAGGCGCCATCACCTCGAAGAACTTCGCTGCGCTGTCGCCGTTTCACTCTTATCCGATCGGACAGAAGGACGGCAATGAATGGGGACCCGCCGTCGCTCTGCTTAAGACGGCCTCTGGATCACCCTATTACTTCAATCTCCACTACGGTGATCTCGGCAACACCTTCATGTGCGGGCCATCGGGGGCCGGCAAGACCGTGATCGTGAATTTCATGCTGTCACAGCTGGAGAAGCACGATCCGCATGTGGTGTTCTTCGACAAGGATCGCGGTGCGGACCTCTATGTCCGCGCCGCTGGAGGCACCTACCTTCCGCTGAAGAATGGTGTCCCCACCGGCTGCGCGCCCCTCAAGGCCCTCGACCTGACACCTGAAAACAAAGTCTTTCTGGCGCGTTGGGTCGGTAAGCTTGTGGGATCCGGGACGCGAGAACTGACGGTTACAGAACTTCGCGACATCTCCGGCGCGATCGATGGCCTTGCTGACCTGCCTGTGGACCGCCGGACGATCGGAGCACTGCGGACCTTTCTCAACAACACCGATCCCGAAGGGATCGCCGCCAGGCTTCGCCGGTGGGAGAGGGGAGGGCCGCTTGGCTGGGTCTTCGACAATGTCATCGAGGATATCGGCTTTGGCGATTTCGGAGGGTCAGGCAAGTTCATTGGCTACGACATGACCGATTTCCTCGACAACGAGGAAATCCGCACACCGCTGATGGCCTATCTCTTCCACCGCGTCGAGCAACTGATCGATGGCCGTCGGATCATCATCGTCATTGACGAATTCTGGAAGGCGCTTCAGGACGAAGGGTTCCGCGATTTGGCGCAGAATAAGCTGAAGACCATTCGCAAGCAGAACGGCTTGATGCTGTTTGCCACGCAGAGCCCGCGCGACGCGCTGATCTCGCCGATCGCGCACACTATCATCGAGCAATGCCCGACACAGATATTCCTCCCCAATTCACGCGGCAGCCATGCCGACTACGTCGAAGGTTTCAAGCTCACGGAGCGGGAATACGAATTGATTGCACGTGAGCTTTCTGTCGAAAGCCGAAGGTTCGTATTGAAGCAGGGACACAACAGCGTCGTCGCCGAACTCGACCTCAACGGTTTTGACGACGAACTCGCCATCCTTTCCGGACGGACCGCCAATGTTGAGCTCCTCGACGCGATCCGCGCGGAGGTCGGGAATGACGTCAAGGATTGGCTTCCCATTTTCCAACAGCGAAGGAGTGCAAGCTGA
- the virB5 gene encoding P-type DNA transfer protein VirB5 yields MASHRLKGAMIATVLIFFAEGAAGQGIPVIDQTAIAKQIESIAQLKSQLDALNQQIEQAQQLYGSLNKLTDMADVASVLNDPAIRKALPSDFAAIEGLLKGNGTGVFGDSASKFLDSNSTYRTSADDFYAKELSRIQSQNAGQMSLGQQIYDAATKRIDGIDQLREKISSASDSKDIADLQARLQAEQAFLQTDVLRMEGLRMVQQAQSQIDEQRKSEDWRQRMDAMKAALQ; encoded by the coding sequence ATGGCTTCCCATCGACTAAAGGGCGCAATGATCGCAACAGTGCTTATCTTTTTCGCCGAAGGCGCAGCTGGGCAGGGGATTCCGGTCATTGATCAGACGGCTATCGCAAAGCAGATCGAAAGCATCGCGCAGCTGAAGTCGCAACTTGACGCCCTCAACCAGCAGATCGAACAGGCGCAGCAGCTTTATGGCTCGCTCAACAAGCTAACCGATATGGCGGATGTCGCCAGCGTTCTTAACGATCCCGCGATCCGCAAGGCGCTTCCGTCCGATTTCGCCGCCATCGAGGGGTTGCTTAAAGGCAATGGCACCGGCGTGTTCGGAGATTCTGCCTCGAAATTCCTGGACAGTAACTCGACCTACCGCACCAGTGCCGACGATTTCTACGCCAAGGAATTGTCGCGTATTCAGAGCCAGAATGCGGGTCAGATGAGCCTGGGTCAGCAGATCTACGATGCTGCGACCAAGCGCATCGACGGAATCGATCAACTCCGCGAGAAGATATCGTCGGCGAGCGACTCCAAGGACATCGCGGACTTGCAGGCGCGGCTCCAGGCCGAACAGGCATTCCTTCAGACCGACGTGCTGCGGATGGAAGGGTTGCGGATGGTGCAGCAAGCACAGAGCCAGATCGATGAACAACGGAAATCAGAGGATTGGCGCCAACGCATGGACGCCATGAAGGCGGCACTGCAGTGA
- a CDS encoding EexN family lipoprotein yields MRRVPIFLSLALLAGCSQGAERTYTVEEFVADPELLTRTISDCRDNPGELRDTPNCRNAEAADGRLRLQNMREALRG; encoded by the coding sequence GTGAGGCGGGTTCCGATTTTCCTCTCGCTGGCGCTGCTGGCAGGCTGCTCGCAGGGGGCCGAGCGAACGTACACGGTCGAAGAGTTTGTCGCCGATCCCGAGCTGCTGACCCGTACGATTTCTGATTGCCGGGACAATCCGGGTGAATTGCGCGACACGCCGAATTGCAGGAATGCGGAAGCGGCAGACGGCAGGCTCCGCCTCCAGAACATGCGCGAAGCGCTGCGAGGTTGA
- a CDS encoding conjugal transfer protein TrbL — MYQVFEFIDGQFKRPLETFVSDGTSNIAEWVTGPLTAAVTLYVVLYGYLVLRGSVQEPILDFAYRAIKLAIIVMLVKNAGEYQTYVTNIFFEVLPKEIAQALNSGAAPSASTFDSLLDKGQASATDIWSRASWPVDIVTGVGGMMVIGVSFLVAGIGYVVSLYARLALAIVLAIGPIFIALAMFQSTRRFTESWIGQLANFAILQVLVVAVGSLLISCIDSTFTAIDSYTDVLMRPIALCAIGIAALYVFYQLPSIASALASGGASLAYGYGAARDAHEGMLARGTSYTGRMIGRGARVAGRAFGSRDAGA, encoded by the coding sequence ATGTACCAAGTGTTCGAATTCATCGATGGACAGTTCAAGCGACCGTTGGAGACGTTCGTCTCGGATGGAACCTCGAACATCGCCGAATGGGTGACGGGGCCGCTGACGGCCGCCGTCACACTTTACGTCGTGCTCTACGGTTATCTGGTTCTACGTGGGTCTGTGCAGGAGCCCATCCTCGACTTTGCCTATCGCGCGATAAAGCTCGCAATCATCGTCATGCTGGTCAAGAACGCCGGCGAATACCAGACCTACGTAACCAACATCTTCTTCGAGGTGTTGCCCAAAGAGATCGCGCAGGCCCTCAATTCAGGGGCGGCGCCGAGCGCTAGCACGTTCGACAGCCTGCTGGACAAGGGTCAGGCGTCTGCGACCGATATCTGGTCGCGCGCCTCCTGGCCGGTCGACATCGTCACCGGGGTCGGTGGCATGATGGTCATCGGCGTCAGCTTTCTCGTTGCAGGGATCGGTTATGTGGTCTCTCTCTATGCACGGTTGGCGTTGGCAATCGTGCTGGCGATCGGGCCGATCTTCATTGCGCTCGCCATGTTCCAATCGACGCGCCGGTTTACCGAGTCCTGGATCGGGCAGCTTGCGAACTTCGCGATCCTGCAGGTCCTCGTCGTCGCCGTCGGTTCGCTGCTGATTTCCTGCATCGACTCGACCTTCACCGCGATCGATAGCTACACCGACGTTCTCATGAGACCGATCGCGCTCTGCGCCATAGGCATCGCCGCCCTTTATGTTTTCTACCAGCTTCCCAGCATCGCGTCAGCCTTGGCCTCTGGCGGTGCGTCGCTGGCTTATGGCTATGGCGCCGCTCGAGATGCGCACGAAGGCATGCTGGCCCGGGGAACATCATATACCGGCCGGATGATTGGTCGCGGGGCTCGCGTTGCTGGCCGCGCGTTTGGGTCAAGAGATGCCGGCGCATGA
- a CDS encoding virB8 family protein has product MVTTDNPKSYFDKARRFDQDRLMQIERSNRIAWSIAIASGIVASVSVFAIAGLTPLKTVEPFVVRVDNSTGIVDVVSALTATAGTYDEAVTKYFAAKYVRAREGYVWSEAQENFRTIALLSTQQEQTRFAAMYRGSNPESPQNVYGRTATARIDIASISLINQNVVSVRYMRTTTRGEEVRTTHWVATLTFSYVNAPMSSTDRLVNPLGFVVSEYRADPEEVR; this is encoded by the coding sequence ATGGTGACGACAGACAATCCTAAGAGCTATTTCGACAAGGCCCGTCGTTTCGATCAGGACCGACTGATGCAGATCGAACGTTCGAACCGGATCGCCTGGTCGATCGCCATCGCGTCCGGCATTGTGGCGAGCGTATCCGTCTTTGCCATTGCGGGTCTCACGCCGCTCAAAACGGTCGAGCCCTTCGTTGTTCGCGTCGACAATTCTACGGGCATTGTCGATGTCGTGTCGGCATTGACGGCGACGGCCGGCACCTATGACGAGGCGGTGACAAAATACTTCGCTGCCAAATATGTGCGCGCCCGCGAGGGTTATGTCTGGAGCGAGGCACAAGAAAACTTCCGCACGATCGCCCTTCTATCGACCCAACAGGAACAGACGCGCTTCGCAGCCATGTATCGGGGCAGCAACCCGGAATCGCCTCAAAACGTCTACGGCCGAACTGCCACGGCGAGGATCGATATCGCGTCGATCTCCCTCATCAATCAGAATGTTGTCTCCGTGCGCTACATGCGCACCACGACCCGCGGGGAGGAAGTTCGCACCACCCATTGGGTTGCGACCTTGACCTTCTCGTATGTCAACGCCCCGATGTCATCGACGGACCGGCTCGTCAACCCGCTCGGTTTTGTTGTCAGCGAATATCGGGCAGATCCGGAGGAGGTAAGATGA
- the virB9 gene encoding P-type conjugative transfer protein VirB9, whose translation MRTLPIVAFVLFASVTSVLALEIPRSASQDSRVRFVNYQPFNITRVVGTLRSSVQVEFASDEEIVHVALGNSVAWEVAPAGNILFLKPRENQPVTNISVVTTRRDGSTRSYQMELTVRDGSVEAGQNTYFYVKFRYPEDEAAFRRQQAASRALAAQAKEADNVLALHEAYGPRNWRYSAQGSQALEPQSVYDNGKITTFAFIGNQEMPAIYMENSDGSESLVPKSVDGNLVMVHAISRKFILRRGKDVLCVFNEAYDRVGINPDTNTTSPSVERVVKSDSAQ comes from the coding sequence ATGCGCACCTTGCCAATCGTCGCATTCGTCCTATTCGCTTCCGTGACGTCGGTGCTGGCGCTGGAGATTCCACGCAGCGCCTCGCAGGATAGTCGTGTCCGCTTCGTAAACTACCAGCCCTTCAACATCACGAGGGTCGTCGGCACCTTGCGATCATCCGTACAGGTCGAATTCGCGTCTGACGAGGAGATCGTCCATGTGGCCCTCGGTAACAGCGTCGCCTGGGAAGTTGCGCCGGCCGGCAACATCCTGTTCTTGAAACCGCGCGAGAACCAGCCGGTGACGAATATTTCCGTGGTGACGACGCGCCGGGATGGCTCGACGCGAAGCTACCAGATGGAATTGACAGTGCGAGACGGTTCTGTGGAAGCCGGACAAAATACCTATTTCTACGTTAAGTTCAGATACCCCGAAGATGAAGCTGCGTTTCGCCGGCAGCAGGCTGCATCAAGGGCCCTCGCGGCCCAGGCGAAGGAAGCCGACAATGTACTGGCCCTCCACGAGGCGTATGGCCCCCGAAATTGGCGATATTCGGCGCAAGGGTCTCAGGCACTGGAGCCGCAAAGCGTCTACGACAATGGAAAGATCACGACGTTTGCCTTCATCGGCAACCAGGAAATGCCTGCGATCTATATGGAAAATTCGGACGGGTCGGAAAGCCTAGTTCCGAAGTCGGTCGATGGCAATCTCGTCATGGTGCATGCGATCAGCCGCAAGTTCATCCTACGGCGGGGCAAGGACGTGCTTTGCGTGTTCAACGAGGCCTACGACCGAGTCGGCATCAATCCCGATACCAACACGACGTCGCCCTCGGTAGAGCGCGTCGTGAAAAGCGACAGCGCGCAATAG
- a CDS encoding TrbI/VirB10 family protein — MAQEDETRIPGERAETVTGRRIDNNPLLKRGAVAVAIVAFVGFALWSTTGKKAKEENAQPERVVIRQTNPFEAAKEKAEPIQAVPEVKLPTPVVEPVVEEQDKLLDSARRAPVMAFSSGQKNTKDRREADNSNSPDSNFVPFDNNMMGQNQQNSDQQRFDGLLRPTRLEGSRAGTLGNRDFIVAMGTSIPCVLETALASDQPGFTSCVINRDVLSDNGRVVLMEKGTQVVGEYRGGLQRGQKRLFVLWNRAKTPKGVIVTLASPATDALGRAGVDGYVDTHWWERFGSALLLSIVGDATSYASSQLRDSDVDAQNTTSAGQQAAAIAVEQSINIPPTLNKHQGEQVSIFVARDLDFSGIYRLRVTEPRNRIFDRAVLGDFSPRSTLVTK, encoded by the coding sequence ATGGCTCAAGAAGACGAAACGCGCATTCCCGGAGAGCGTGCGGAAACAGTCACCGGCCGGCGGATCGACAACAACCCACTCTTGAAGCGTGGCGCAGTGGCCGTTGCAATCGTGGCCTTTGTCGGCTTCGCCCTTTGGTCGACGACGGGCAAGAAGGCGAAGGAGGAGAATGCTCAGCCTGAGCGAGTGGTCATTCGCCAGACGAATCCGTTTGAGGCCGCCAAGGAAAAGGCCGAACCGATTCAAGCTGTCCCGGAAGTGAAGTTGCCGACACCCGTCGTCGAACCGGTCGTGGAGGAACAGGATAAACTTCTCGATTCCGCCCGACGCGCCCCTGTGATGGCCTTCAGCAGCGGGCAGAAAAACACCAAAGACCGACGGGAGGCCGATAATTCGAATTCCCCTGACAGCAATTTCGTGCCGTTCGACAACAATATGATGGGACAGAACCAGCAGAACAGCGACCAGCAGCGTTTTGACGGTCTCCTGCGGCCAACCCGGCTTGAGGGGTCGCGCGCGGGCACGCTCGGCAATCGGGACTTCATCGTGGCGATGGGGACTTCGATCCCTTGCGTTCTCGAAACGGCGCTGGCATCCGACCAGCCGGGTTTTACCAGTTGCGTGATCAACCGCGATGTTCTTTCCGACAACGGCCGGGTCGTGCTGATGGAAAAGGGCACGCAGGTCGTTGGGGAATATCGGGGCGGGCTCCAACGCGGACAAAAGCGTCTCTTCGTTCTCTGGAACCGGGCAAAAACACCGAAAGGCGTCATCGTCACGCTTGCGTCTCCGGCGACCGATGCCCTTGGACGCGCCGGCGTCGATGGCTATGTCGATACCCACTGGTGGGAGCGCTTCGGCAGCGCCCTCCTGCTTTCGATTGTTGGTGACGCGACCAGCTATGCCAGCAGTCAGTTGCGGGATAGCGATGTGGACGCACAGAACACCACGAGCGCCGGCCAACAGGCGGCGGCGATCGCTGTCGAACAATCGATCAACATCCCGCCAACGCTGAACAAGCATCAGGGCGAACAGGTTTCGATTTTTGTTGCTCGCGACCTCGACTTTTCCGGAATCTATCGTCTGCGGGTAACCGAACCGCGTAACCGCATTTTCGACCGCGCCGTGCTGGGCGATTTTTCGCCGCGGTCGACGCTTGTCACGAAGTAG
- the virB11 gene encoding P-type DNA transfer ATPase VirB11 — protein MSEGQDSAVVTELLKPFSPYLQDPSLYEVIVNRPGQVLTEGSGGWRTYDKPELTFEKLMRLARAVASFSHQSIDETRPVLSATLPGDERIQIVIPPATLKDTVSITIRKPSSVDFSLDDLEANGFFGTTRAVSHRPSSRDEELTELYRAGRFKDFLRQAVIARKNIIISGATGSAKTTLSKALIKHIPEAERIISIEDTPELVIPQPNHVRLFYSKGGQGLSRVGPRELLESCLRMRPDRILLQELRDGTAFYYIRNVNSGHPGSITTVHANSAELAFEQLALLIKESDGGAGIDRADILTMLKAGIDVVAQCKRENGTFRLAEVLFTGASKD, from the coding sequence ATGTCGGAGGGACAGGACTCGGCTGTTGTAACGGAACTCTTGAAGCCGTTTTCGCCATATCTCCAAGACCCGTCCCTTTATGAAGTGATTGTGAATCGGCCCGGGCAGGTGCTGACAGAAGGTTCAGGCGGTTGGCGGACCTATGATAAACCGGAACTGACCTTCGAAAAGCTCATGCGCCTCGCTCGGGCCGTGGCCAGTTTTTCTCATCAGTCGATCGATGAGACACGTCCAGTCTTGTCGGCAACGCTGCCCGGCGACGAGCGCATCCAGATCGTTATCCCTCCGGCCACGCTGAAAGACACGGTCAGCATTACGATCCGAAAGCCTTCGTCGGTCGATTTCAGCCTTGACGACCTGGAGGCAAACGGATTCTTCGGAACAACGCGCGCAGTGTCTCATCGTCCATCCTCCCGGGATGAGGAGTTAACCGAACTCTACCGTGCTGGTCGTTTTAAGGATTTCCTGCGCCAGGCAGTCATCGCCCGCAAGAACATCATCATCTCGGGTGCAACAGGTTCAGCCAAAACCACCCTTTCGAAAGCGCTCATCAAACATATCCCCGAAGCCGAGAGGATCATCTCAATCGAAGACACGCCTGAGCTGGTGATCCCGCAGCCAAATCATGTGCGACTTTTCTACTCAAAGGGCGGGCAAGGTCTTTCCCGTGTGGGGCCGCGTGAACTCCTGGAGTCATGTCTTCGTATGCGGCCAGACCGCATCTTGCTACAGGAGCTCCGCGACGGAACTGCGTTCTATTATATCCGCAATGTCAATTCCGGCCATCCCGGTTCGATAACGACTGTTCATGCCAATTCAGCGGAACTTGCCTTCGAACAGTTGGCGCTCCTGATCAAGGAGTCAGACGGCGGAGCCGGCATTGATCGCGCTGACATTCTCACGATGCTAAAAGCGGGCATTGATGTTGTGGCGCAGTGCAAGCGAGAGAATGGTACATTCCGGTTAGCGGAAGTGTTGTTCACAGGGGCATCGAAAGATTGA